The genomic segment TTAGCggtgctgtctcacagcaccagggaccttggttcgattccagcctcaggcaactgtctgtgttgagttaaTATGTTCTCCCTGCATGTGCAGGTTtcttctaggtgctctggtttcctcccacagtgcaaagatgtgcagtttgagtggagagatagtaggaactgcccaagctggacaatctgagatattaaggtgtagagctggatgaacacagcaggccaagcagcatcagaggagcaggaaagctgacatttcgggcctaggcccttcttcagcaaatgaaggagggtctaggcccgaaacgtcagccttcctgctcctctgatgctgtttggcctgctgtgttcctccagctctacaccttgttatctcagcttgggtggattggccatgggaaatgcagggttacaggagtaGGGTGGGCCTGGGCAgactgctcttcagagggttagtgcggacctgatgggctgaatggccttcttccacactaaGGATTTCTGTAAAATGCACACCAGATCCTCATTCATTCTAGATCCGCTTCTCACTCAGGTTAAATTGAGTCCACAGCCTGATGCTGCTGTCTCAGTCTCCTGAAGGTTCAGCTCATTCAGCCATTAGCATCTGCTGAAGAACAACCCCACCTGGTGTTAGAAACAGGAAACGCTGTGATCGCTCAGCAAACTCAACAGTGAAGCTGGCAGAGACATTCATGATCCTGGATTATGACTGAGTCAGTAACAAGGAACTGTTCCAGGGCCACGAGGGCTGGTATTGATAGGGACACAGTTTCAGGAGGGTCAGTAGGGGAATTCAGACTGGAGATGGGGACACTTTTTATGCAGCGAATTGGCATGGTCTGGAGCACACTACCTGAAGAGAGTCTGGAAGCAGTTTCAGTTGTAGTTTTCaaaaggaattgaataaataatCAAATGTTTAAATGTACAGACTTTTGAGGAACGAGCTGAAAGTGCGACACTAACTTGACATCTCTTTCAAAGAGTCAGAACAGgcactatgggctgaatggcctcctagaAAGATCacaagaaattggaacaggaggccattcagcccctcgagcctgctctgccactgaGTAGGATCCTGGCTGAgctgacattcctcacacccactttcctgccctttcctcacaGCCATTGATTTCTGACTGATCAGAAACCTATcgctctcagccttgaatatacacaaggactctgtccccacagctctctgtggcaaggggGTTCCAAAAACTCAACTCTctaacagaagaaattcctcctcatctcagccataAATTGatgcccttttattctgagactagaCTCTTAGGTCTCAGACTCAGGAGAAACATTGTCTCAGCATTGACCCCATCAAGTCCTTTAAGGATCCAACGTGTCTtcatgagatcacctctcattcttctcaactcctatgagtagagtcccaacctgtttagcctttgctaataggaatccctccataccagggaccATCCTAGTGAACACTctccaaactgcctccaatgaaataaaatCTCTCCTCGTATAAAGGGCCAAACtggtcacagtactccagattcTGTGCTGATTTGCCTCTGTCCAGtctctttctcaggatggcaagaGCTCTCTAGCTGTGCACTGTTCTCTCCCTGGGCCCTGCAATGATGAAGCCTGTCTGTCTAAGCTCAGAGTGAACATACTCACATTGGACATTGAGTtgagcctccaacctcactgctCCCAGTGGATTCTCCACGACGCACTCATAAAGCCCGTGATCGTCAGGGCTCAGGGAATTGATTCTCAGCTCCGACTTTCCCCGGGAGGTGGAAATATTCCACCTCGGCTGCTCGCTCCCGGTCTTTCTCCTCCACGTGATGTTGGCTTCGGGGTTAGCATCTCCCTGGCAGGTTAGTGCCAgtgtctccctctccctggcaCTGCCCCCTCCCTCGATGGAGACGTTCCGAGGACCATCTGGTAATCAGAGAACAGACATCAGCTCCTCCAAAAACTGCAGGCACTCAGCCGCCTGCCAACCCAAAACCCAAAGACAAAtacccctcactcacccccacaaCCCTCCACTCATTTCTGTTCTTCATTCCCACGTGACTGAATATATCAAAgggaaaacttgcatttatatatcgcTTTTCAGTGTCAGATTTTGCAAAAGCATAAggttgagagggtgcagaaaagatttgcaagcatgttgccggggttggggggtttcagcgatagggagaggctgactaggggctattctccctggactATTAGTAACTGAGGCATAACCTTaacgaggtttataaaatcatgaggggcatgtctGGAATTGAGGGTTtattgatgaccgtgaatctattgtcgatcgttggaaaaacccatctgggtcactaatgtcctttagggaagcaaactaccattcttacctagtctggcctacatgtgactccagacccacagcaatgtgtttgactcccaactgccctctgggcgattagggacaggcaataaattctgcctggccagcgacacccccatcccgtaaatgaataaagaataaccAAGTTTCCCTAGGTTGGGCTGGCCAAAACTAGAGAGGTATaagttttaggtgagaggggaaagatttaaaaggggcccgaggggaaatattttcacacagagggtggtgtgtgtatggaatgagctgccagaggaagtggtgggggctggtacagttacaatatttaataagtatctggatgagtataggaataggaagggtttacagggatatgggccaaatgctggcaaatgggactagattaatttaggataaatAACCAGTGCagatggaccgaagggtgtgCTTCCACGCTGTATAATTATGTGGCTAAATGAGTAGTGGCTGTTATAGAAAATTAACTCATAGACGAGTGGGAAAAGTTATTAGGCTGCACGGGGCAGTTGATGGTGGGAGAGCTGGTGATGAAATCTGGAGGGCTGCGCTTCCTGGACCGTAACCCCCACTTCCCCTGCTCTCCAATGGTGGGTGTGGGGAGACCCAGGAGTGGGTCACGAAGCCCCCCCTCCCCTGAGGCTGCACCCTGCTGCACGGAGGCggtggcggggtgggggaggggggtagtACCCCTCAGCCCGCCGTGGAGAATGGGAGTGATTGGGAGGGTTAGACAGGAGGGGCATCTTCATTTTCATCTTGTGTTAAGGCCACGGCCTCCAAACAGCGAGGAGCTGGTGCTTCATCTGCACCGGGATGGGCTGGCACCATTCGGGCTTTTCCAGAGCACTAGCCTGGGTTAACAAGCAGTAGCACCTCGAGCTcggagtggcggggggggggggggggggtcaacaCGCAGGAGAAATGCACAGCTGCCATGGGTCAGTAAGCAAGAGGAGAGCGGCCTCACTGACTGACTCTGGGGTACGTGCATTGTAACTTTCAGACTAAAAAGTTTAACAAGACAGCGGTCgggaagctagtaaagtccacattgagaccatcaggctgtaggctcccgaggcggaatatgaggcgctgctcctccaggtggtgtcattgtgacactggaggagccccaggatgggcatgtcacccagggagtgggagggggagttaaaatgtttcgtgACCAGacggtgttgtcgtttgtcacaaaacagagtgcaggtgttgcacaaagcggtctccgagcctccgcttggatccccaccccccccaccgcaGTGTGGAGGGGGCCCTCCaaccccccggcctcatcccatgtccaaccctcccctcgacctgacataacctgtccagcttctctcccacctttccgctcctcccatctcactggccaatccccaccaatCCCTACCCGCACTCaccctgtcaccatcccaccgacCTGCCCCAGccattctctctctatttatccaTGAGCtgcattccccctcccccatttctgaagaagggtcctgacccaaaacatcagctttcctgcacctggcctgtgttcctgcagctccacactgttatctcttcGTACATGTGACACAATATACAGGAACTTTAATAATTACATTGCTCTGTTACAGTGGCTGCTTTATTGCTGTTTAGTTTTTGTTGGTGTTTGGGGTCAGTTTGAAAAATAATACAGGAAGCGTCACTACAGGGATTCGTTCACAACAGTGCGGGTGACTCCAAATGAGCATTTGAGGGACATCCTGTAAAGAGGCTTCGTGCTCAATCCCAGGCTGTTGCTCTAGTTTCAAAGCCTCCAGAAGACACCCGGCCCTTTGCTCCAGCCATTCAGTTATTAGGTGGCAGCTGCACTGAATTGGCCCCAGCTCCAAGCTCAGAGTGAGCATACTCACATTGGACATTGAGCTGAGCCTCCAGCCTCACTGCTCCCAGTGGATTCTCCACGACGCACTCATAAAGCCCGTGATCGTCAGGGCTCAGGGAATCGATTCTCAGCTCCGACTTTCCCCGGGAGGTGGAAATATTCCACCTCGGCTGCTCGCTCCCGGTCTCTCTCCTCCACGTGATGTTGGCTTCGGGGTTAGCATCTCCCTGGCAGGTTAGTGCCAgtgtctccctctccctggcaCTGCCCCCTCCCTCGATGGAGACGTTCCGAGGGCCATCTGGTAATCAGAGAACAGACATCAGCTCCTGCGAGGATTGCAGGCCCCATTTCCTCACCTCCCGCCCTCAGCTCTGTGCACCCAGTGACCCACACTGTCTCTTCAGTGCAGATAAAGGCCATTCGCACCGACAGatctcaccccatccctgtaaatCCACATTTACTGTAGTtaactcacttaacctgcacacctacagggcaatttagcatggccagtccacactaacctgcgcatctttgcactgtgggaggaaaccagagataatccacgcagacacagggagaacgtgtgaactccacacagacagtcgcccgaggctgggatcgaacccgggtccctggtgccgtgaggcagcagcgctaaagaggggcggcacggtgtgtcagtgcttagcactgcagcctcacagcgccagggacccgggttcgattccagcctcgggcgagcttgcacattctccccgtgtctgcgtgggtttcctccgggtgctccggtttcctcccacagtccaaagatatgcaggataggttaattggccatgctaaattgcccgtagtgttcaggggtgtgagtgggttatagggggatgggtctgggtgggatgctccaaggggcagtgtggacgtgttgggccgaagggcctgtttccacactgtagggaatctaaattaTCCATATccattaaccactgagccaccgtgcccacTGTCTCCGCTTCTCCCTTAATAACCACCCATAAACCTGGatcttcagtcactgcatggtCCAGGAGCTGCCAACCCTCCGGAAATTAAAGAATAATCTTTAAAAGACTGTAAAGACAGTGTTTATTAATGGAAGTTAGAATTTgtacagcacctttcatgacAATGAGATTCCAAACGACTTCACAATAAGTACTTTCGATGTGCCGTCACCGCTTCAATGTAGGCAATTATTTCCAAAACAATCTCGGGTAGAGTAGTGGGAAGAGCTGTGTGgctgggtgagggaggtggttttGGGAGATCCGACTATGAAACTTCCAGGGATATTTCAAGCGGAGTTGGCGAATCCAGGGAAGTGTTTGTTTCTGCTGGGTGAGCTGCAAAAGGAAATCTCTTGTCCCGGGAATCTGTGACGGAAATAACTCCAATTCCAGTTCCCGCAGTGTTCTCTCCTTTTCGGGACAATCCCCGTTTCCCGCTGAAAGGCAGTGACTGATAACGTATTTGCAACCTGGCGCCCGTTTGAAGAGTGCTAATGGGATCAGCATTCAGAGATTGGGGGGTTGCGGTTCTCATTTCATTCTGGAGACAGCTGCTGCACACTAATTAGAGGGAGGGCCATGGGTAGGTTTGCGACACAGTGAGACACCAGCAGTGCGGGTTCAAATTCTCACACTGGCTGAAGTTCCTGTGAAGGTTCTTAcacctcccctcacctgagatggAGTAACCCACcagttgtctgtctctctctctctgatgacaGACTAACCCATGGCAACTCAGAATTGGTTCGCaacagaaatttacaaaactaaCTGGAAGAAAGGAGGTCACCTTCCCAGGgttgttaaaaaaaagaacaggGCAGTGGGAGTAATTGAACAGCCCCAGCAAaggcatgatgggccgaatggcctgcaccGTGTTTTCTGGAAAGTTGAAAGCACTCACACCAAACTTCTACTGAGCTCAGACGTTGCGTGTGGCTTTCTCCATCGCTGATCTCACAGATGTAAGCTCCCCTGTCTTCAGGTTCCAGCTTTTCTATGTGGAGTGTTGAATATCTGGTTTTCTGGCTGATGTTCCAATGGGAAGGAGCCGTGCTGTCTGTgctggctttcctccaggtgattGTAGGGACATTGCTACTGTCTGCGCCACATGACAGGGACAGAGGCCTCCCAGCACGCCCCACCGTGTGAGCTGGTTCAATCCAGACATTGTAAAGTCCAGCTGTATTTAACACAGAGACAAATTCAACAGGGAGATGCaggtttcaaaataaaattaaattaaaggaaaaaaaatcaagcccGCAGAGGAACTCAATGTGAAATGTAGCAGGAAGGCCAGGGAAAAGTGAGGAAGTCTCATAAACCCCAGCTTTAATGTCCTGCATCAGGAATCCTTCAGCAAATTGCCCGATTTAATCAGGCAGTGTCACTCTGAGGGACACCTTTTAAAGGAGGGTTTTTACAACAGGGGGTTTCCTTCTTAAGGGAACTGTCTCATCATAAGGGACCCCCTTTAAAAAGGGTCTCAGATTTACTGTTTCAGCAACAAAAGGATCCCcatcaccaccttcccaaggacaTTGAATGCAACATGAACATTTCCTCTGCATTCTCCATAGGATTATCTTTTCTTTAACAACTCAGCCTGAAAACCTGGGCTTACGTGTTAGATTTGCTAATggcatggaaagagaccattcagcccaacacccCATGCTGGATCCCATTTTATTTGCTTCCGCCACCAGAtggattcttgggatggcaggactgttatatgaggaaagattggatcggttaggattatattcactggagtttagaagagtggagTCATTGGGGGATGTCTCGTAGAAACCGATAAGATTCTAACAGGACAAGactaaacacaggaaggatgttcccaaaggCTGGGGTCCCAGAACGCGGGTCACAGTTTAGGAATACAGGGTAGGTCACCTAGGCCTGAGagggggagaaatgtcttcacccagagagtggtgagcctggggaattctctgccacagaaaacattgTAGTATTTCAAGGAGGAATaagatatagttcttaaggctaaagggatcaaaagtgaatggggagaaaacaggaacaggggattgagttggatgatcagccacggtcatattgaatgatggaacaggctcaaagggctgaatggcctgctcctgctccaacaTTCTATGCTCCCTATTTCAGCTCTTCAGAATATCTTTCTAATCACTCTATTTCATTACCAAATCAATTTTGAGATCAACGTCTTATTTCCCTGCAGGACTTATCACTAACTTTCTAGTAAATTTTGGTCCTTTTCGTTCTACAGTTTAAAAGCGGCCCTGACAACCCGCAGCCTGGGCTGACTCACAGTTCAGGTGGACCTCCAGTGTGCTGTTCTTGCTTCGGAATCGTGCTGCAGATAGACCCAGGCGAATCTCACAGGTGAAGGTGATGTTTCTGTCCGCGCTAGCTGTTGTGTAGTTTTGATGAGAAACTGTGTGACACAGGTGGTCATACCTCATTACTGCTGGCTTCTCAGCAGAGAAGAACTCTCGGTTGCGATACCAAAAAACTTCGACCGTGTGGCAGGGGTAAAGATTTTGCGCGGAACACCTAAGGGTCACTGTTTGTCCATCCATTGGATTAAGTGATTGCAGTTCCACTTTGGGATGGTGTGGGAATGCTGAAAGAAAGTCAGTACATTAAATTAATCCACCTTTCTGTCTCTTAATTAGAAATGTTGCCCACTACCCCCCTCCCCcgtcctccctctctctgtgtcgctTTCTTTTCTTCAATTCCACTCATCTGAAGCAAACTGAAATACTCCATGTTCAAacacagcaagatctggacaatataataaaatgtgaggctggatgaacacagcaggcccagcagcatctcaggagcacaaaagctgacgtttcgggcctagacccttcatcagagagggagaaggggagagggttctggaataaatagggagagagggggaggtgtaccaaagatggagagaaaagaagataggtacagaggagagtataggtggggaggtagggaggggataggtcagtccagggagggaggacggacaggtcaaggaggtgggatgaagttagtaggtaggagatggaggtgcggcttggggtgggaggaagggatcggtgagaggaagaacaggttagggaggcagagacaggctggactggttttgggatgcagtgggtggaggggaagagctgggctggttgtgtggtgcagtgggggcaggggacgaactgggatggttttgggatgcggtgggggaaggggagattttgaagctggtgaagtccacattgataccattgggctgcagggttcccaagcggaatatgagttgccttgcccccacacctcctccctcacccctatcccaggccccaagatgactttccatattaagcagagattcacctgcacatctgccaatgcggtatactgcatccactgtacccggtgtggcttcctctacattggggaaaacaagcggagccttggggaccgctttgcagaacacctgcgctcggttcgcaataaacaactgcacctcccagtcgcgaaccatttccactccccctcccattctttagatgacatgtccatcatgggcctcctgcagtgccacaatgatgccacccgaaggttgcaggaacagcaactcatattccgcttgggaaccctgcagcccaatggtttcaatgtggacttcaccagcttcaaaatctccccttcccccaccgcatccctaaaccagcccagttcgtcccctgcccccactgcaccacacaaccagcccagctcttcccctccacccactgcatcccaaaaccagtccagcctgtctctgcctccctaacctgttcttcctctcaccgatcccttcctcccaccccaagccgcacctccatctcctagctgctaacctcatcccacctccttgacctgtccgtcctccctccctggactgacctatctcctccctacctccccacctatactctcctctccacctatcttcttttctctccatctttggtccacctccccctctctccctatttattccagaaccctcaccccatccgcctctctgatgaaaggtcaaggcccgaaacgtcagcttttgtgctcctgagatgctgctgggcctgctgtgttcatccagcctctcattttattatcttggattttccagcatctgcagttcccattatcactgatacaaaaatAATTCTGTTTGTCTCTTTTCCTATTTCTTCCTCCATCGAACAGTTATGCCCCTCTGCACCTATTCATGAGATCCATGGCAATGATTATTTCTCTCTGCCTTTAGCTTTGACCAtcattctgatgaaaagtcagtGACTGGAAGGTTAATGCTGTTTCTTTTCACAGAcgctgctgagtattttcagtgtGTTCCACtttaatttcaggtttccagcattcacagagATTTGCTTCTGTTTCGCTACCCATCTCTGACCCTCTCTCAGTTCCTGTCTGTCCCTCTGCTCCATCCTGCTTGTTTCTTTGGAAAAGCTGGGGCAGGGATGTTAAACAGGAAACACTG from the Stegostoma tigrinum isolate sSteTig4 chromosome 30, sSteTig4.hap1, whole genome shotgun sequence genome contains:
- the LOC125465682 gene encoding hemicentin-2-like — encoded protein: MHVEWQMEIKEIPNKKDQMGTRIAFLLFTFSVLIQDSAFVTGKEDILYIAPTAPVVSVGQAVELVCDAHCPNSKPSWEKAIDSMPGKITHSPSKTVLRIDKVLESYENNYRCTTMCRGKFYSKDVYLAVYSFPHHPKVELQSLNPMDGQTVTLRCSAQNLYPCHTVEVFWYRNREFFSAEKPAVMRYDHLCHTVSHQNYTTASADRNITFTCEIRLGLSAARFRSKNSTLEVHLNSGLYNVWIEPAHTVGRAGRPLSLSCGADSSNVPTITWRKASTDSTAPSHWNISQKTRYSTLHIEKLEPEDRGAYICEISDGESHTQRLSSVEVWYGPRNVSIEGGGSARERETLALTCQGDANPEANITWRRETGSEQPRWNISTSRGKSELRIDSLSPDDHGLYECVVENPLGAVRLEAQLNVQYGPRNVSIEGGGSARERETLALTCQGDANPEANITWRRKTGSEQPRWNISTSRGKSELRINSLSPDDHGLYECVVENPLGAVRLEAQLNVQYGPRNVSIEGGGSARERETLVLTCQGDANPEANITWRRETGSEQPRWNISTSRGKSELRIDSLSPDDHGLYECVVENPLGAVRLEAQLNVQLKPDQRGVILGLSVPLASFLGIGVLLYLTRKRLFKDLIQGKPLTSKNRSSKNPPNDSPQSSPC